CGCGAGGAGATCGAGCGCCAGCAGCGGCATGAGAACACCGCCATCGACGCCGGCTTCGATTACGCGGGCGTGCGCGGGCTCTCGGCGGAGGTGCAGCAGAAGCTGGAGCGGGTGCGGCCGCAGACCATTGGGCAGGCACAGCGGATTCCGGGCATGACCCCGGCGGCGATTTCGCTGCTGCTGGTGCATCTGGAGCGCGCGCGGCGTAGTCGCGTCGCCTGATTGATTGCTTCAGCCACGCAGGGCGTGGCTCTACCGGAATTTTTCCCATGGTTTCTCTTCGTCCTTTTCTTGACACCTTCCCCGTCGTCGGCGAACGCGCCTATATCGACCCGGCCTGCACCATCATCGGTGACGTGGTGCTGGGCGACGACGTGTCGGTGTGGCCCGGCACGGTGATCCGTGGCGACGTCAACCATGTGCGGATCGGCGCGCGCAGCAACATCCAGGACGGCACCATCATCCATGTCAGCCACCACAGCCCGTACAACAAGGGCGGCTACCCGACCCTGATCGGCGAAGGGGTCACCGTGGGCCATGGCACCATCATCCACGCCTGCACCATCGGCGAGTACAGCCTGATCGGCATGGGCGCCTGCATCCTGGACGGGGCCACGGTCAGCCGGCACAGCTTCGTCGGGGCCGGCGCGGTGATCGGGCCGGGCAAGGTGGTCGGCGAAGGCGAATTGTGGGTGGGCAACCCGGCGCGCCCGGTGCGCACGCTCAGCGCCCAGGAGATCGAGTCGCTGCACTACTCGGCCGACCACTACGTGCGCTTGAAGGACAAGTATTTGGGAATGTGAGCGGCGCGCGGTACAGTCGACACCCGACCCAGGAAGCCGTCGAGAACCGCATGCCGTTGGCAGCCGTCCGGAGTGACGTGTGCGCATGAGCGCGCCCATGCTGGATACCTACCGTGAAGTGATCACGCCCGAAGGCGTGCCCCTGCACCTGCCCGCCGCCGGCCCGGTGCCGCGCGCGCTGGCCTGGGCGATCGACTTCGTGATCCGTGTCGGCGCGCTGATGCTGCTCAGCATTCCGCTCACCGTGCTGGGCGAGTTCGGCCAAGGCCTGTACCTGGGCCTGATGTTCCTGCTGATGTGGGCCTACACCATCGTGCAGGAAGCCCTGTGGGGCCGCACCCTGGGCAAGCGCGTGCTGGGGCTGCGCGTGGTCGCGCAGGACGGCGCGCCGATCGGCTGGATGGCGGCCATCACCCGCAACCTGCTGCGCACCGTGGACATGCTGCCGTTCGCCTATGCACTGGGGCTGCTGTCGAGCCTGTTCGACCGCAACGGGCGCCGCCTCGGCGACCTGGTGGCCGGCACCGTGGTCGTGCACGACAGCGCCCGGCCGCTCTCGGGCAGCGTGGCCATCGACACCGTGCTGGCCCCGCCGCAGCCGCTGCAGCCGGCCGAACAGGCCGCCATCATCGCCTTCGCCGAACGCGCGCCGCGCCTGTCCGGCCCGCGCCAGCAGGAACTGGCCGCAGTGGCCGCACCGATCAGCGGCGGCCAGGGCCAGGTCGGCGTGCTGCGCCTGTATGCCATGGCCAACTGGCTGCTGGGGCGCCGATGAGGCAGGAACAGTTCGTGGCCCGGTACCAGGCCGAGTGGCAGGCATTGGAGCGTTGGTTCGCGCTGCGTGGCGACCGTGCGCGGCACGCGCGCAACACCCTGGACCCGACCACGCTCAACGACGAAGATTTTCCGCAACGCTACCGGCGCCTGTGCCAGCAGTTGGCGCTGGCCCGCCGGCGCGGCTACAGCCCGCAGCTGGTGGCGCGCCTGCAGCTGTTGATGCAGCAGGGCCACGGCGTGCTCTACCGCACGCCGCCCCCGCGCTGGCGGCGTGCGCTGGAATTCCTGCTGGCTGATTTCCCGCAGCTGGTACGCAGCCAGGCGCGCAGCATGTGGGTGGCCACCGCGCTGTTCGTGCTGCCGCTGGTGGGCAGCTTCGCGCTGCTGCAGTGGCACCCGGAACTGGTCCACCTGCTGATGGACAACGCGCAGATCGCCTCGATGGAACGCATGTACGACCCGTCCTCGCCGCACCTGGGGCGGGACAGCGGTACCGACTGGATGATGTTCGGCTACTACATCATGAACAACATCAGCATCGGCCTGCGCACCTTCGCCAGCGGCCTGCTGGCAGGACTGGGCACGGTGCTGGTGCTGCTGTTCAACGGGCTCACCATCGGCGCCGCTGCCGGCCACCTGCAGCACATCGGCCACGGCGACCCGTTCTGGCGCTTCGTGGTCGGCCACGGTGCATTCGAGCTGACCGCCATCGTGATCGCCGGCGGTGCCGGCCTGCAGCTGGGCATGAAGCTGCTGGCGCCCGGACGGCGCCGACGCATCGACGCGCTGGTCGACGGTGGCCGCATCGGCGCACGCCTGTGCCTGGGGGTGGCGGCGATGCTGTTGGTGGCCGCCTTCATCGAAGCGTTCTGGTCGTCCATTGCCGAAGTCCCCGCGTGGGGCAAGTACAGCGTGGCCGCCGTGTTGTGGATGGGGGTGCTGGTGTGGCTGTGGCGCGGTGGACGCGGAGCCGGCGATGCGGATTGACCAGCTCAACGTCACCCTGCGCGCGCGCTCGGAATGGGAAGCGATGGAACTGGGCACCGCACTGGTGCGCCGCCATGCGCGCGCGATCTGGCTGCCGCTGGTGTGCGTGTCGCTGCCGCTGTTCGCGCTGGTCAACGCCGCGGCCTGGTGGGCCGATGCGTTCGGTTGGGCCTGGCTGCTGATGTGGTGGCTCAAGCCGATCTCCGACCGGATCGCACTGTATGTGATGTCGCGCGGCGTGTTCGGCGAGGAGCCACGCCCGCTGCAGACCTTGCGCGCGCAGCGCCACTGGGGCTGGCGCGGCTTCTGGGGCTACCTGGGCTGGCGCCGCTTCAGCCCGTTCCGCTCCCTGCTGTTGCCGGTGAACCTGCTGGAAGGCAGCGATGCCGCACAGCGCAGCGTGCGGCGCCGCGCGGTGCTGGGCGGCACGTTCGGACACGCGGTGCTGCTCACGTCCATGTGCATGGTGTTCGAGCTGGTCGTCGTCAGCGGCTGCATCGCGGCGATCTTCCTGTTCGTGCCGCTGGAGCTGCTCTCCGATTCCTGGCGCGCGGCCTGGGAGATGGTGCGCCAGGACATGCCGGCCTGGGCGAAGCTGGGGGTGAATTTCCTGTTCTGGCTGGCGGCCACCTTGATCGGGCCGTTCTACGCCGGGGCCGGCTTCGCGCTGTACCTCAACCGTCGTACCGAAATGGAAGCCTGGGACGTGGAGATCGCCTTCCGCGGCCTGCGCGAACGCCTGCAGCAGGCGGCGCCATTGCTGGTGCTGGCCCTGGTGCTGTGCTGGCCGATGGGTGCGCTGCATGCGCAGGCGTCCGATGAGGCACCCAGCTGCGGGACGCCGGACGGCTTCCATGAAGATGCCGACGCGGACGCGGACGATGAAGGCATTCCCGAAGACGTACCGGCTGACGATCCGTCCAACACCCCGGCGGTCATTTTCGGTGGCACGCCCGACACCGCCGGCTTCCGCCAGGCCGTGCAGCGCGCCTATGAGGATCCGCTGGTGACGCCCACCCGCGAGGTCAGTCGCTGGGAACGCACGCAGAGCGATGCGGAGAAGGAAAAGGAAAAGCGCGGGAAGGACCGGAACAAGGATGCCAACCCATTCGCCAAGGGTCCGCGCCTGCCGGCGCAGATCGCCGAATGGCTGCTGTGGGGTCTGGTCGGCGCGCTGGTGCTGTTCCTGCTGGTCACCTCCCCCTGGTGGATTCGCTGGTTGCGCGGCACCGGCACGCGCCGACGCCGAACGGAAGGCGCGGTGGTGGAAGAAGCGGTGGAACTGCCCGAGGTGATTCCGCCGGATCCGGCCGCGCGCGCGCGCGACCTGTGGCAGCAGGGCCGCCCACGCCAGGCGCTGGCCCTGCTGTACCGCGCCAGCGTGGAGTCGATGAGCGAACGCGCCGGGGTGGTGCTGCCGCCGGGCGCGACCGAATCGCAGTGCCTGCGTGCGTCGCGACGCATGCCCGACGAAGCCGACCGCACGCTGTTCGCACGCGTGGTGCGGGTCTGGCAGTACGCGGCCTACGCCGGGCGCCTGCCCGAGCCGGATGACTTCGAGAACCTGGCCAGCACCCTGCAGTCGCAGTTCCGGTGGCGCGCATGAGCGCCCGCCTGCGCTGGCTGCTGGTGCTGGGCGTGCTGCTGGCGATCGGCGTGCCGCTGTCGATCGTGTTCCTGCGCACGCACGAAAAAGTGACCCACACCGAACACCTGCCGCCGCAGGGCGAGGCCAGTTACAACCCGTTGTACGTGCTGGGTCAGGCGCTGCGCGCCGACGGACTCACCACGCATAGCAGTCCGCGCATCGACCTGCCGCGCATGCAGCTCGCGCCGGCCGACACGGTGCTGTTGCTGCAGGACAGTGTCGACGTGCCCGCGCCCACCGCGCAGGCCCTGCTGGCCTGGGTCGAGCGCGGTGGCCATCTGCTGCTGCGCACCTCCGTGCCCTACCGGGGCGAGGACGCCGCGCAGGGCCCGCTGCTGGATGCATTGGGCGTGGACACCGAGTACTACGAGGGCGTGTGCAAGCCGTTCCATGTGGCCGACGACCCGGGGCACTCCGAGTTCTGCGCAGGGCTGCGTTTCGGCATCGACCCGCCGCAGGGCATCCGCGTGGAACGCGAGTGGGGCGACGACGACGGCCTGGTGTTCGTCCGGCTGCGCAAAGGGGCCGGCACCATCGATGTGCTGTCGGACATGGAGTTCCTGAAGGGCACGCCGCGCAGCTTCACCGCGGACGACCCCAAGGACAGCCTGGCCGACGGCCTGCACGACACGGCCCACCGAGACCTGACCCGCTACCTGCTTGAGCCCAACTACGGCAAGGGCACGGTGTGGCTGATCTACGGCTCGCGTCCGCCGACCCTGTGGTCGCGCATCTTCTACCAGGGCTGGCCGGTGTGGGTGCCGCTGCTGCTGGCGCTGCTCGGCTGGCTGTGGCAACGCGCGCAGCGGCTGGGCAGCGAACTGCCGGCGCCGGCCACCGAACGCCGCTCGCTGCTCGAACACGTGCGTGGCAGCGGCGAACACCTGCTGCGCTATGGCAAGGCGCCGCTGCTGTACGACGCCGTGCGCCGCGCGTTCCTCGCGCGCCTGCGTCGGCGCGCGCCGACCGCCGCCGCGTTGAGCGGCGACGCGCAGGTGCACGCCATCGCCACCCTGCTGCAGTGGCCATACACCCGCGTCCAGACCGCCCTGCAGGTACCGGCATCGAAGGATGTCGCGGCCCTGCGTGACCGCATCCGCCTGCTGATCCAGATGAGAAACCTGCTATGACCGAGCCGACCGTTCCGCCGCCGCTGTCCCTTCCCGCGCTGACCGGCCAGAGCCTGGTCGAGCGTGTCGATGCCGTGCGCGAGGCCGTCGGCCGCGCCTTCATCGGCCAGGCCGAGGTGCTCGACCAGATCCTGATCGCGCTGCTGGCCGGTGGCCACGTGCTGATCGAAGGCGTACCCGGGCTGGGCAAGACCCTGCTGGTGCGTGCATTGGCGCAGGCGCTGGAGCTGGACTATGGCCGCGTGCAGTTCACCCCCGACCTGATGCCCAGCGACGTCAGCGGGCATGCGGTGTACGACCCGAAGTCGGAAAGCTTCAAGATCCGGCGCGGCCCGGTGTTCACCAACCTGCTGCTGGCCGACGAGATCAACCGCGCCCCGGCCAAGACCCAGTCGGCGCTGCTGGAAGTGATGCAGGAAGGCCAGGTCACCATCGAAGGCAAGGCCTTCGTGCTGAGCCCGCCGTTCCTGGCACTGGCCACGCAGAACCCGGTGGAGCAGGAAGGCACCTACCCCCTGCCCGAAGCGCAGCTGGACCGCTTCCTGCTCAAGGTGATCATCGACTACCCGGCGCTGGAGGACGAGAAGCGCATGGTGGACGCGATCACCACCGGGCGCAGCGCGTCCGACTTCGACCTGTCGCAGGTGCCGCGCGTGCTCAACGCCGCCGAGGTGATCGCGCTGCAGCAGGCCACCGCGGCGATCACGGTGGATCCGGAGGTGGTGGACTATGCGGTGCGCATCGTCGCCGCCACCCGCCACTTCCCCGGCATCGCACTGGGCGCCGGTCCGCGCGGCAGCATCGCGCTGGTGCGTGCGGCGCGCGCGCAGGCGGTCCTGGCCGGGCGCGACTTCGTCACTCCCGATGACGTGCGCGAAGTGGCCCGCCCGGCGCTGCGCCATCGCATTGCGCTGGCCCCGGAGCTGCAGATCGAGGGCCAGTCGGCCGACGATGCACTGACCGCGTTGCTGGCCAAGGTGGAAGCGCCGCGCAAATGAGGCCAGGCCCGCTGCTGCTGGCGTTGCTGGTGGGCTGGGGACTGCTCGGCCTGCCGGTGGCGTTCGGGTTGCTGCCCCTGTGGGCGTGGCAGGCCACCGCCGCTGCGATCGCGGTGTTGGCGCTGATCGACCTGTTGCGGTTGCGCGGGCTGCCTTCGCCAACCGTGCAGCGCGAGCTGCCTGAGGCGCTGGCGCTGAACGTGGAACGGCGCACCACGCTGCGGTTTGAATCCAGCCGCCGCCAGCGCGTGGACGTGTTCGACCTGGTGCCGGGTGCGTGGACGCTGCAGGGCCTGCCGCGTGCGCTCACGCTCAAGCCGCTGGTGGCCAGCAGCGTGGAGTACACGCTCACGCCGACCGCGCGTGGTCGCTTCGCCTTCGAAGGCGTGCACCTGCGCGTGCATGCACCGTGGCGGCTGTGGCGCCAGCGGCGCGTGTTGCCGCCGGCGCTGACCGTGCGTGTGTACCCCAACTTCGCGCCGCTGACCCGCTTCGCATTGTTCAGCGCCGAACAGGCCTCGCGGCTGGTCGGCGCGCACCTCAAGCGGCGGCGCGGTGAAGGCACCGACTTCCACCAGATGCGCGAATACCGCATCGGCGACAGCCTGCGCCAGATCGACTGGAAGGCGACCTCACGCGCGCGCAAGCTGGTCTCGCGCGAGTACCAGGACGAGAAGAACCAGCAGCTGGTGCTGATGATCGACACCGGCCGACGGATGATGGCCAGCGAAGGTGGCATTTCGCATTTCGACCACGTGCTCAACGCGTCGCTGGTGGTGTCCTACCTGGCGCTGCGCCAGGGCGACGGGGTGGGCCTGTTTGCGGCCGGGGGCGAAAGCCGCTGGGTGGCACCACAGCGCGGCATGGGCGCGATCGACGCGCTGCTGCGCGCCAGCTACGACCTGCAGGCGCAGCCGGTGGCCACCGACTACCTGGCGGCGGCTACCGAACTCAGCCTGCGCCAGCGCCGACGTTCATTGGTGATGCTGGTCACCAACGTGCGCGACGAAGACATCGAAGACCTGCTGGTGGCGGTACGCCTGCTGCAGCGCCAGCACCTGGTGTGCGTGGCCAGCCTGCGCGAGCGCGAGCTGGACGCGGCGCTGGAGCAGGAGGTGGAAACGCTGCAGGACGCGGTGCAGGCGGGTGCGATCGCGCGTTACCTGCAGCAGCGCAATGACGCGCATGAGGCGCTGCGCAGTCACCGGGTGATGGTGCTGGATGTGACGGCGGATGCGTTGCCGGGAGCGCTTGTGGAGCGGTATCTGGCGGTGAAGCGCGACGGGTTGCTGTGAGACCTGCCGGGCAGAGCCCGGCACTACCCGTAGAGCCGGGCTCTGCCCGGCCCGCAATCAAACAAAGATGCGCGTTGGCGCTTCGTCGATGATCGCGTGCGGTACGAAGCGGGCGCTGTCGCGGGTGATCCGGCTGTCGTCTTCGCGGATACCCATGCCACAGGCGTGGTCGCCGACCACCCAGCTGCCGATCAGCGGGTAGCCGCCGTCGAACGCGGTGAGCGGGTGCGCGGCCTGGCGGATCGCCGGACCGGTGTACGGGCCTTCGCTCTCCTGCCAGCTGCCGTCGGCCAGATGCATGGCCACGTTCGCACCTTCGCGCGAGAACAGCGGCTTGCGCACCCAACCCGCGGGCAATGCGCTGCCGTCGTCGAACTCGGCCGCGAGCAGGTTGGGGTGGCCCCGGTGGCGCTGCCACAGCAGCGGCAGCACGCCCTTGTTGCTGAGGATGGCCTTCCACGCCGGTTCCAGCAGCTGCACGCCGGAGCTGGGCAGCGCCTGGCCGAACGATTCGGTCATCAGGTCTTCCAGCGGGTACAGCTTGAACAGGCTGCCAATGACCGTGTCGTCCAGCGCGGTGAAGCGGCCATCTTCGGACAGGCCGATGTCTTCGATCGCGATCGCCTCGCCGCGCAACCCGGCCTGGGCCGCGCAGTCGCGCAGGTAGTCCACGGTGCCCTGGTCTTCCTCCGAACTGCCTACCGCGCTGAAGTACAGCGGCGGCGGCAGCTGCGCGCTCAGTTCGGCAAACCGCTCCACCAGCGCTTCATGGATCGCGTTGAACTGGTCGGCCTGCGGCGGCAGGCGGTTCTGGTTGCGCTGGTCTTCCAGCCATTGCCACTGGAAGAACGAGGCTTCGAACAGCGAGGTCGGCGTGTCGTAATTGAGCTCGTAGAGCTTGGCCGGGCCGGTGCCGTCATAGGCGAAGTCCAAGCGGCCGTACAGGTGCGGCTCGCGGCGGCGCCAGCTGTCGGCGATCCAGTCGCGGAAGGCCGGCGGAATCGCCAGCTGGTCCATCAGCTGTTCGCTGCGCACCACCTCGTCGACCAGGTCCATCGCCATGGCATGCAGCTGGGCGCTGGGGTCTTCGATGTCGTTTTCGATCTGGCGCAGGGTGAACGCGTAGTACGCGGTTTCATCCCAGTACGGCAGCCCGTCGATGGTGTGGAAGCGGAAGCCGGACTCGGCCGCACGAGCGCGCCACTGGCTGCGCTCGTCGATACGCACACGCTTCATTGGATCAACCGCCGTAGCTGCTGCGGCTGCTGCTGGTATTGCCGAAGCCGCCACGGCTGGCGGTCACGGCGCGGTTCGGGGTGGCGTTGACCGGGGCCAGGCCGGCCTTGCCGGCGCCGATGCCGCTGGCGGTGTTGAGGCCACCACTGCCGCCCGGGGCCGGACGCGCCCAGCCGTTGGCCTTGTCCTGGTACGCCGGCGATGCCGCCGGAGCCTGCGCCAGGCCGGCGCCACGGTTGCTGAGCATCTGCGACATGAAGAAGCCCATCATCATCGGCCCGATGAACGAATGGCCGGTGGAGGTGGTCTGCTGTTTGCACTGCTCGGCCGGGTAATCGGCTTCGCATTCGGCACGCGAAGCGTACTTGGGCGCCGCGTCGGCCGACTGCTTCTGCGCTTCGGCAAAGGCGGTACGGCAGCTGGAGGGGTCGCCGGTGGCTTCGGTACAGGCCTCCACCGAGGTGTAAAGCCCTTCCTGCGTCTGCACGCCTTCCTGCTTGGAGCAGGCGGTGAACAGCAGCGGTGCGGCGCTCATCAGCAGCAGTGCGGTGGTCCTGGAACGTTTCATGGCGGCGTGCCCCCCTTTTTGCGGTTATCCCCTCAATCATGCCTGATCGGGGCCAACAACCAAAACCGGCAAAGTCGAAAAGATGAACGGCGTTTCAGGATGGCGCGCTGCTACGGTTGCAAACGCAACCGGATTTTTTCGGCAGAATCGAGTGGCAACGCGCCCCCACGGCCCGCCAGATCCTGCCAGCCCCCATGCCTGAATACCGCTCCCGTACCTCCACCGCCGGCCGCAACATGGCCGGTGCCCGCGCCCTGTGGCGCGCCACCGGCATGACCGATGCGGACTTCCACAAGCCGATCATCGCCATCGCCAATTCATTCACCCAGTTCGTGCCCGGCCACGTGCACCTCAAGGACCTGGGCCAGCTGGTGGCGCGCGAGATCGAACAGGTGGGCGGGGTCGCCAAGGAGTTCAACACCATCGCGGTGGACGACGGCATCGCGATGGGCCACGACGGCATGCTGTACTCGCTGCCCAGCCGCGAGATCATCGCCGACTCGGTGGAGTACATGGTCAATGCGCACTGCGCCGACGCGCTGGTGTGCATTTCCAACTGCGACAAGATCACCCCGGGCATGCTGATGGCTGCGCTGCGGCTGAACATTCCCGTTGTGTTCGTGTCTGGCGGCCCGATGGAAGCGGGAAAGACCCGCCTGGCCGAGCACAAGCTGGACCTGGTGGACGCGATGGTGATTGCCGCCGACGCCAGTGCCTCCGACGAAAAGGTGGCCGAGTACGAGCGCAGCGCCTGCCCCACCTGCGGGTCGTGCTCGGGCATGTTCACCGCCAATTCGATGAACTGCCTGACCGAAGCGTTGGGGCTGTCGCTGCCGGGCAACGGCTCGACCCTGGCGACCCATGCCGACCGCGAGCAGCTGTTCCGCCGCGCCGGGCGGCTGGTGGTGGAGCTGTGCCATCGCTGGTACGGCGGCGAAGATGCCACCGCGTTGCCGCGCGGCATCGCCACCCGCGACGCGTTCGAGAATGCGATGACGCTGGACATCGCGATGGGCGGTTCGACCAATACCATCCTGCATCTGCTGGCGGCCGCGCAGGAGGCGGAGGTCGACTTCGACCTGCATGCCATCGATGCGTTGTCGCGGCGCGTGCCGCAGCTGTGCAAGGTGGCGCCGAACACGCCGAAGTACCACATGGAAGACGTGCACCGCGCCGGTGGCGTGTTCGCGATCCTGGGCTCGCTGGCGCGCGGCGGACTGCTGCATACGCAGGTGCCGACCGTGCACAGCCGCACCCTGGCGGACGCGATTGCACGCTGGGACGTGGCGGTGACCGACGATGCGGGCGTGCATGAATTCTTCAAGGCCGGCCCAGCCGGTATTCCCACCCAGATCGCCTTCAGCCAGGCGACGCGCTGGCCGTCGCTGGACGTGGACCGCGCCGAGGGCTGCATCCGAGATGTCGCCAATGCGTACTCGGCCGAAGGCGGCTTGGCGGTGCTGCGGGGCAACCTGGCCGAAGACGGGTGCGTGGTGAAAACCGCCGGGGTGGATGAATCCATCCATGTGTTCGAGGGAACGGCGCGCGTGTTCGAAAGCCAGGATGCGGCCGTGCAGGGGATTCTCGCCGACCAGGTGAAGGCAGGCGACGTGGTGGTGATCCGCTACGAAGGTCCGCGCGGTGGGCCTGGAATGCAGGAGATGCTGTACCCGACCAGCTATCTCAAGTCCAAGGGGCTGGGCAAGCAGTGCGCCTTGCTCACTGACGGTCGTTTTTCCGGCGGTACCTCCGGGCTGTCGATCGGGCATGCGTCGCCGGAAGCGGCGGCCGGGGGCACCATTGGCCTGGTACGCGATGGTGACCGGATCCGGATCGACATTCCGGCGCGGCGGATCGATGTGTTGCTGGATGAGGGCGTGCTGGCGACACGGCGTGCGGAGCAGGATGCGCTGGGCTGGCAGCCGCGTGAGGCGCGGCCGCGCAAGGTGACCGGGGCGTTGAAGGCGTATGCGTTGTTGGCGACCAGTGCTGACAAGGGCGCCGTCAGGGATCTGGGAAAGCTGTAGAGAGAAGATTCATCCGTTGATCGGATCCGGTGAACCAGCAGTTATGCAGCAGGCGGCCATTTGCCTTCTGCTGCGCGCGCGAGGTACCAGTCACGCATTTGAGTGTCTTCCAACGCATAGTCTCCCCGGTCTGACTTCCAGATGAGGGGACTATCCAAGGCGCGCATCTTTTCCAGTGCGTTCTGGATCTGGTTGTCAGTGAGGAGGGTTCCGGCGATGTGCCTGTACTCGGCCTTTGCGTCGGGGGTGAACATACCCTGGCCGCGGCCTCCAAGGATTCTTGAGAGAACAGCTCTGGGTGCGTGCTTGAGTGCGGTGTACGTATTCTGGTAATGCGCTTCGCGCTCCAAACGCTGCGCGGTTGCGCGGGCCTCCACCTCCTCATTGAAGCGCTCGGCGGGCGGGCGTCCCAGCCCGGTCAGGTCCCGGATGATCTGACCAAGCAGTTGTGGCCGATACCCCAGCATGACGAAGGCTTCGTCGAGAACGTCCCGGTCAACCTGTATGTCAGGTCGGTCTTCTTCTATCAGCGCAGCCAGGGAATCGGTGTACTCCCTGCCCAGCGTCGGCATCACGTTGATCTCGGATCCATAGAACGGTGCCTGGTTGGAGTTGACCAAGCGGCACAGTTTGTCCCTGTCAGAACCCGTCATCACGATAGCCAGCGTGTACTCGCCGCCCAGGTTGAGCTGATCACGCGCCGACTTCAGGGCCGCCATCGCTTCCATTCCCCCTTTGCCAGGCGCGGTGGCCTGCTGCGCTTCGTCGATGATCAGGACAATTTTCCTGCGTGCCGTCCGGTGCAGCTCCGCCAGAAGGTCGGTCAGTGTGGCCTGCTCCGGGAGCTGGGGACTGCTCACCTCCACGGCTACCCCCAACACCGTGACCTTTCTCAGTCCGGCACGGACGGCTTTCGCGCCAAGACCTTCATGTCGCCGAATGGCGCTAGCGATTGCCTTTGCGATCAGCGCTCCGGGCTCTGCCTGTTGATCCGCCCAGAGATCAACGTAGATCGCCACTGCTCCCAGGTTCTCGAGCGCCGGAACAAGGTCGGCGAGCAGGAAGGTGCTCTTTCCTGTGCGGCGCCGATTAGCCAGGAACAATCCACTGGTGGCACCGAAACGGCGAACACCCAGCAGGCTTTCCGCATACTCCCTGGCCAGGTCGGGACGATGGAAGGTGTTCACGCGCTTTATCCAAGATTATTTCCCCCCAAGATAAATTATCAAGATGAGAAATAATTCCAGATAATGCTCATGCGATGCGCTCTGCGAAGCGCCTTTTCACGTTCCTGAGCCAATCAACCGATAACCCGCTTGAACGGCGGCAACGCATCGATGATGCGCTTGCCATAGCGCCGGCTGATCAACCGCGAATCCAGGATGATCACGCGCCCGGTGTCGGTGGAGGTACGGATCAAGCGTCCGGCGAACTGGGTCAGCGTGCGCAGCGCATGCGGAATCGCAATCAGGTTGAACGCGTTCAACCCACGGCTCTCGAACCACTCACTCAACGTGGATGTCTGGGGGTCGGTCGGTACCGCGAACGGCACCTGGGTGATCACCACCGTGGTGCAGGCTTCGCCCGGCAGGTCCAGGCCTTCGCCGAACGAGTTCAAGCCGAACAACACCGACCCCTCCCCCGCCGCCGTACGCCGCAGATGTTCGTCGATCATCTTCTGCTTGGCGGTCTCGCCCTGCACCAGCACCTGCTTGCGCTGCGCGGCCGGCATCAGCTCGGCCACCTTCTCCATCTTCCAGCGCGAGGTGAACAGCACGATGCTGCCCTTGCTCCAGTCCAGTTCCTTGACCAGGTACTTGGCCACTTCCTTCGGATGACGGTCGCGGTCGTCCGGAGTCACCGGGAAGTTCGGCACGATCAGCTCGGCCTGGTTGGGCAGGTCGAAGGGCGAGGCCAGCGAGACCATTTCGGCGTCGGGCGGAATGCCGTTGTCGATCGCCAGCGCCTGGAAGTCGCCGCCACCGGTCAGGGTGGCCGAGGTCATCACCACCGAGTCCACTTCGTCCCACAGCAGCTTGCGCAGCACGTTGGCCGCCGACACCGGTGAGCCATGCAGGATCAGGTCGCCGTCGCGCGACAGGGTGACCCAGCGCGCGGTGGGCGGCTGGCCGTCCTTGTCTTCTCGACGCCAAGCGGTCCAGAGGTTGTGCTGCTGTTCGATCATCTCCAGCGCCATGCCCAAAGTGCGCTGCAGGCGCTCGCGCGCGGCGTCCTCGGGCTTGCCCTTGGCCACCTGCGACTGCGCGGCGTGGGCCCAGTTGAACAGCGCGCGGGTGTCATCAGCCAGCGCTTCGATGTCGGCCATCCAGATGTCCGGCAGGCGCCCGTTCGGCGCGCGCCACATCGGTTCCTGCGCGGTCGGGTCCGGCTGCCAGCTGCGGTCGATGACGTCGCGGAACGCGCGCAGCTGCTTGCTGACC
This portion of the Stenotrophomonas aracearum genome encodes:
- a CDS encoding AAA family ATPase, producing MTEPTVPPPLSLPALTGQSLVERVDAVREAVGRAFIGQAEVLDQILIALLAGGHVLIEGVPGLGKTLLVRALAQALELDYGRVQFTPDLMPSDVSGHAVYDPKSESFKIRRGPVFTNLLLADEINRAPAKTQSALLEVMQEGQVTIEGKAFVLSPPFLALATQNPVEQEGTYPLPEAQLDRFLLKVIIDYPALEDEKRMVDAITTGRSASDFDLSQVPRVLNAAEVIALQQATAAITVDPEVVDYAVRIVAATRHFPGIALGAGPRGSIALVRAARAQAVLAGRDFVTPDDVREVARPALRHRIALAPELQIEGQSADDALTALLAKVEAPRK
- a CDS encoding DUF58 domain-containing protein; this encodes MRPGPLLLALLVGWGLLGLPVAFGLLPLWAWQATAAAIAVLALIDLLRLRGLPSPTVQRELPEALALNVERRTTLRFESSRRQRVDVFDLVPGAWTLQGLPRALTLKPLVASSVEYTLTPTARGRFAFEGVHLRVHAPWRLWRQRRVLPPALTVRVYPNFAPLTRFALFSAEQASRLVGAHLKRRRGEGTDFHQMREYRIGDSLRQIDWKATSRARKLVSREYQDEKNQQLVLMIDTGRRMMASEGGISHFDHVLNASLVVSYLALRQGDGVGLFAAGGESRWVAPQRGMGAIDALLRASYDLQAQPVATDYLAAATELSLRQRRRSLVMLVTNVRDEDIEDLLVAVRLLQRQHLVCVASLRERELDAALEQEVETLQDAVQAGAIARYLQQRNDAHEALRSHRVMVLDVTADALPGALVERYLAVKRDGLL
- a CDS encoding glutathionylspermidine synthase family protein; protein product: MKRVRIDERSQWRARAAESGFRFHTIDGLPYWDETAYYAFTLRQIENDIEDPSAQLHAMAMDLVDEVVRSEQLMDQLAIPPAFRDWIADSWRRREPHLYGRLDFAYDGTGPAKLYELNYDTPTSLFEASFFQWQWLEDQRNQNRLPPQADQFNAIHEALVERFAELSAQLPPPLYFSAVGSSEEDQGTVDYLRDCAAQAGLRGEAIAIEDIGLSEDGRFTALDDTVIGSLFKLYPLEDLMTESFGQALPSSGVQLLEPAWKAILSNKGVLPLLWQRHRGHPNLLAAEFDDGSALPAGWVRKPLFSREGANVAMHLADGSWQESEGPYTGPAIRQAAHPLTAFDGGYPLIGSWVVGDHACGMGIREDDSRITRDSARFVPHAIIDEAPTRIFV
- a CDS encoding DUF1190 domain-containing protein, which gives rise to MKRSRTTALLLMSAAPLLFTACSKQEGVQTQEGLYTSVEACTEATGDPSSCRTAFAEAQKQSADAAPKYASRAECEADYPAEQCKQQTTSTGHSFIGPMMMGFFMSQMLSNRGAGLAQAPAASPAYQDKANGWARPAPGGSGGLNTASGIGAGKAGLAPVNATPNRAVTASRGGFGNTSSSRSSYGG
- the ilvD gene encoding dihydroxy-acid dehydratase; the encoded protein is MPEYRSRTSTAGRNMAGARALWRATGMTDADFHKPIIAIANSFTQFVPGHVHLKDLGQLVAREIEQVGGVAKEFNTIAVDDGIAMGHDGMLYSLPSREIIADSVEYMVNAHCADALVCISNCDKITPGMLMAALRLNIPVVFVSGGPMEAGKTRLAEHKLDLVDAMVIAADASASDEKVAEYERSACPTCGSCSGMFTANSMNCLTEALGLSLPGNGSTLATHADREQLFRRAGRLVVELCHRWYGGEDATALPRGIATRDAFENAMTLDIAMGGSTNTILHLLAAAQEAEVDFDLHAIDALSRRVPQLCKVAPNTPKYHMEDVHRAGGVFAILGSLARGGLLHTQVPTVHSRTLADAIARWDVAVTDDAGVHEFFKAGPAGIPTQIAFSQATRWPSLDVDRAEGCIRDVANAYSAEGGLAVLRGNLAEDGCVVKTAGVDESIHVFEGTARVFESQDAAVQGILADQVKAGDVVVIRYEGPRGGPGMQEMLYPTSYLKSKGLGKQCALLTDGRFSGGTSGLSIGHASPEAAAGGTIGLVRDGDRIRIDIPARRIDVLLDEGVLATRRAEQDALGWQPREARPRKVTGALKAYALLATSADKGAVRDLGKL